A single genomic interval of Suncus etruscus isolate mSunEtr1 chromosome 10, mSunEtr1.pri.cur, whole genome shotgun sequence harbors:
- the PSAPL1 gene encoding proactivator polypeptide-like 1, translated as MLGALLLLLGLLGASLAGPIPSPQECAQGTAVWCRDLQSAAACGAVEHCRGAVWSRATAKSLPCLLCQDVVEAARNGMNPDATDSDELALLGKVCEWLPKPASVAKCQQMVTAQSSAVLGLLRDSPGSALAQACVALTLCQPLQQEPVSLGSFDWGEQPEGVVPFLASGALRFHPQQQNTKDTACHDCIGLMTRLQVAAGSNLPAVAVVSAQEECMMLGPGMAPLCKIYIRHLLARAEPMLADATPRQICFRGGFCERPEVAVPRAQAVVALTNPALELAPATQKRGEVQMQSGVTCEVCLQVVQKLDQWLESNSTTTMISHALERVCSFMPRTITQQCVMLVDTYSPSLLELISRIKPDQVCHSLHLCTGRRRARALLEDYRVHREHGAHATTTMSPLEELENQGSFCSPCKKLMLTSTQNLDRKSTKRDILMAFKGGCSLLPPLYKFQCNHFVTNYEPVLIESLHDVMEPDALCKKIGACHLPRTPLGTDQCVLGPSFWCRSPELAEMCNATEHCQRHMWKDKVPGTGRTE; from the coding sequence ATGCTCGGAGCCCTGCTTCTCCTGCTAGGCCTCCTGGGGGCTAGCCTGGCTGGCCCCATCCCTAGCCCCCAGGAATGCGCACAGGGCACGGCCGTATGGTGCCGGGACCTGCAGTCGGCTGCAGCATGTGGAGCTGTGGAGCACTGCCGTGGAGCCGTGTGGAGCCGGGCCACcgccaagtccctgccctgcctgctgtgccagGATGTGGTGGAGGCCGCCCGCAACGGGATGAACCCCGATGCCACCGACAGTGACGAACTGGCCCTGCTGGGGAAGGTCTGTGAATGGCTGCCCAAACCGGCATCCGTAGCCAAGTGCCAGCAAATGGTGACGGCACAGTCCTCGGCCGTACTGGGTCTGCTGCGAGACAGCCCGGGAAGTGCCCTGGCTCAGGCGTGTGTGGCCCTCACCCTCTGCCAGCCCCTGCAGCAGGAGCCGGTCAGCCTGGGGTCCTTTGACTGGGGGGAGCAACCTGAAGGTGTGGTTCCCTTCCTGGCCAGTGGGGCCCTCCGATTTCACCCCCAGCAGCAGAACACCAAAGACACCGCGTGCCATGATTGTATAGGGTTGATGACCCGGCTCCAGGTGGCTGCGGGCTCCAACCTGCCTGCTGTGGCAGTGGTCAGTGCGCAGGAGGAGTGTATGATGCTGGGGCCCGGCATGGCCCCGCTCTGCAAGATCTACATCCGCCATCTTCTAGCGCGAGCTGAGCCGATGCTGGCAGACGCCACCCCACGGCAAATCTGTTTCCGGGGGGGCTTCTGTGAGCGGCCGGAGGTAGCTGTGCCCCGGGCTCAGGCAGTGGTGGCACTGACCAATCCAGCGCTGGAGCTGGCGCCAGCCACCCAGAAGAGGGGCGAGGTGCAGATGCAGTCGGGTGTGACCTGTGAAGTGTGTCTCCAGGTGGTGCAGAAGTTGGACCAGTGGCTGGAGAGCAATAGCACTACGACAATGATCAGCCATGCCTTGGAGCGCGTGTGCAGCTTCATGCCCCGCACCATCACACAGCAGTGCGTGATGCTGGTGGACACCTATAGCCCCTCGCTGCTGGAGCTCATCAGCAGGATCAAGCCAGATCAGGTGTGCCACAGCTTACATCTCTGCACTGGCCGAAGGCGGGCCCGGGCCCTGCTGGAGGATTATAGGGTGCACAGGGAGCACGGGGCACATGCCACGACAACGATGTCCCCCCTGGAAGAACTAGAGAATCAGGGCAGCTTCTGTAGCCCCTGCAAGAAGCTCATGTTAACATCCACCCAAAACCTGGACAGGAAGAGCACCAAGCGCGACATCCTGATGGCCTTCAAGGGCGGCTGCAGTCTCCTGCCCCCGCTCTACAAGTTTCAGTGCAACCACTTCGTCACCAACTACGAGCCGGTACTCATCGAGAGCCTCCATGACGTTATGGAGCCAGATGCCCTATGCAAGAAGATAGGTGCCTGCCACCTGCCCCGGACGCCGCTGGGCACTGACCAGTGCGTGCTGGGTCCCAGCTTCTGGTGTCGAAGCCCTGAGTTGGCCGAGATGTGTAacgccactgagcactgccagcgtCACATGTGGAAGGACAAGGTGCCAGGCACAGGCAGAACCGAGTGA